A DNA window from Ipomoea triloba cultivar NCNSP0323 chromosome 10, ASM357664v1 contains the following coding sequences:
- the LOC116032329 gene encoding protein SRG1-like produces MASSPPQLAWQESSLSLQELVKVPILAIPNRYICVNQEPTISSSNSNPSIPTIDLQTLLMEETKDQGLEKLHSACKDWGIFQLVNHGVNPSVLEKLRNGIEEFYSLPLEEKLLYKVRPGEVEGYGQSSVYCDDKKVDWADRFYMTTNPIYRRKPYLLPKLPSSLREALEAYILQLQDLSRTLLGFIAQTSKIGKREMEDMAEDGMQSMRMTYYPPCPKPELVTGLTPHSDATLITILHQVNGVDGLQVKSDDGNWSPVEFHPDAFVVNIGDILEIFTNGLYKSVEHRALVNSIKERISIAMFFNPKVEAEIGPSPCLTNDQNPPAFKRLKMEEYVKEFFSRKLDGKSVLDRMRIPKVTT; encoded by the exons atggcttcatcaccaccACAACTAGCATGGCAAGAGAGCTCCCTAAGCCTTCAAGAACTAGTCAAAGTGCCTATACTTGCCATCCCAAATCGCTATATTTGTGTTAATCAAGAACCCACAATTTCATCTTCTAACTCCAACCCATCAATCCCCACCATTGATCTCCAAACTTTACTCATGGAAGAAACCAAAGATCAAGGGCTAGAGAAGCTGCACTCAGCTTGCAAAGACTGGGGCATatttcag CTAGTGAATCATGGAGTCAACCCTTCAGTCTTGGAGAAACttaggaatggaattgaagaatTTTACAGCCTTCCATTAGAAGAAAAATTGTTATACAAAGTCAGGCCTGGAGAAGTTGAAGGCTATGGCCAAAGCAGTGTCTACTGTGATGATAAAAAAGTTGACTGGGCTGATAGGTTTTACATGACCACCAACCCTATTTACAGAAGGAAGCCTTATCTACTTCCTAAGCTCCCTTCATCACTCAG GGAGGCCCTAGAAGCTTACATCTTGCAATTGCAAGATCTTTCAAGAACACTTCTAGGGTTTATTGCTCAAACATCAAAGATTGGGAAGAGAGAAATGGAAGATATGGCAGAGGATGGGATGCAATCCATGAGGATGACTTATTATCCGCCGTGTCCTAAACCGGAGCTGGTGACGGGGCTTACGCCGCACTCCGATGCCACCTTGATCACTATCCTCCACCAGGTTAACGGTGTTGATGGGTTGCAGGTCAAATCTGACGATGGGAATTGGTCCCCGGTGGAGTTCCACCCTGATGCCTTTGTTGTCAATATTGGAGACATTCTAGAG ATATTCACCAACGGTTTATATAAAAGTGTTGAGCATAGAGCGCTGGTGAATTCGATTAAAGAAAGGATCTCCATTGCCATGTTTTTTAACCCAAAGGTGGAGGCCGAGATTGGACCCTCACCCTGCTTAACAAACGACCAAAATCCACCAGCTTTCAAGAGGTTGAAAATGGAGGAATATGTGAAAGAATTCTTCTCTCGCAAACTCGATGGCAAGTCCGTTCTTGATCGAATGAGGATACCAAAGGTGACAACGTAA